CTTGTGTACAGTGCTGTATGTTACTAGTAGTATGAGTGCGTACGGCGCCATATGGATTGTGTGTTTTAGGTTGTCACGTAAAATCCTTTGTCTGTATGTACATTGACATCCAGTAGAGTTAATAAGCTCACGACTTTAACGTAGAACTCCCAGTGAAGCTCTCAAAAAGGCATAGCTCACTTTCAAGCTCATAGTCAagcactcttaaaggggaagctcACGTGTAATAAACTGTGTCTTGAGAGTAGAGAGCTTCAGTTTCCCATCGTAAGACTTGTCTCAGAGAGAAGGTGTAAGTGCCTGTGGAGAACCACCTTACACACCAGTATTCCCAGCTTACTGGGGGGAAGTTATATAAATGGTTAGTGTGCCAGGGGAGCAACCTCACTAAAGGAACACCTCGCCACCCTGTGGTAGGtcctgaggggatagagcatgaCACACTGAAGGGAGGAGAATTGGTGACCAGGTGTCCATGGAAGACCATACATGTTTTTGACCCTGAAGTAACACAAATATACATTTATACTAATATATctttatctaatatatataaaacattaatTACAGGTGTACATGAAGTGTGCGCATTCTGAATGGACCCGGCCGGTGAAGGCAGCAGCAAAAAAGGAAGAAATAGACAGGACGGTAGCAAAAGACCAGTGAGGAAGCGGAAAGGGAGACCTCCGAAGAGCTCATCAGTCTCACAGCTTATCAAGCAACTGCGGGAAACCGTGTTCCCAGAGCCCGATACACGAGCCACAAGGGTAGGGTGCAGATGTACCTTGCCATAGAGCTGGGTGTAGGGCGCGGATGACTGGAAGAGTTTGAGGGGGGTAACAATAGGATCGGCCAGCAGCATAAAATATTTGGCCTGTCTAATTCCTGCCTGAGAATCAGTGCCAGAGTTGGAGGGTCttgccctatatatatatatatatatatatatatatacatacagcttATGAAAATGAGGGAACGCTAATGTATGGAGGAGGGGTGGTTTGAAGGGAAAGGGTGGAGCCAGTAGgatcagccaatcagatttctttccttCCAGATCCCATATACATTTTATCATCTAATCTGCATCAGAAAGGTGGATATCTCCTATATAAGGTTCTATCTATGATTGATGAGCAGTGAGGCCTAAGCTAGACAACTGCATGATCAGTTTTCCAGGCTCGGTCTGTTGGTCTCTCCAGTGGTGGTTGTCGTCTCCCATGCTAGCGACGGGCCGCTCCTTTATTCCTCTCTGCCGGATAGTAGTCACAATGTTCTCCATTCCCTTACAGTTCAGGGCGTGTGGTCTGTCGAGGAGTCATCCCTTCCCATCCACCTTTTGGAACTGAGTGTTATACAGTTATCCCTATTGCATTGGACCGGCCACTTAGCAGGTCATCCTGTCCTAGTCCAGATAGACGACTCTGCAACGGTGGCATGCCTCAGTCACCAGGGTGGTACTCTGAGCATGGCAACCATGGTGGAGACGCTCTCATCTTCCAGTGGGTGGATGTTCACGTACTAGCATTCTCAACCCTTCACATCCCAGACATGCACAATTGGATCACGGATTTTGCAGGTCTTTCAGATGATATGCAACCAATAGGGTCATCCAGATTTGGACTTGATGGCCTCTTTCTTCTACAAGCAACTAAAAACGGTTATTGCTTGATCTCATGAGCTCTGAACATCTAGCTCTGGCAGTAGACGCTCTTGTCATTCCGTAGAGCCAGTTCACATTCccttatatttttctttcttgtcCTCTCTTACCCCAGCTACTCCAGAAAATCCAAGTCGAGGATCTGCCCATCATCCTCTTACACTGGCGGGTCGTATCTGCCGTTGTCCCGGGCCGGCACAGGTGCCGCTCCACTCATACTGTGTCTGTTGTAGATCCAGTCCGTTTCCTGTATTTATTAGCACTTGTATATATTGAAGCTCTGTCTGTGGCACTGCTAGAGTTAATCTCTTGTGCTGGAGATGCTTCATGGCTATGTCCAATTGCTAATCAGCTGCACTTATATATATCTGGCTGTTTTCTTTCAGTCTGTGCCTAGGCAGTTGATCTCTATAACTCTGTCGGGTCACTCTAGCCTGCTACAACTTGTAAAGAGCTATATCCATTTGTCTGTCTGCCATCTTCTGCCCGGATCCTAACCACCTGACCTGACCGATGCCAGTTCACCATATTGATATTGTGCCGACTACCCTGACCTGGATAGTTTCACAGATTTGTACAAACTCTAccagccctgacctctgcctgtttcctgacaaCGTGTATTGCCTAATGCATTGGTGCCACACACTGGTGTCTCTGAGCCCCATGGGACAGCAGCCAACCACACTGGGACTGCTCCatgaggtagcggcctggtggcttCCCTGCTGATGTACAGGGGTTAAACGGTGAAAATCGGGGTCGCTGGAGGATTAGCACCGAATTATATTCGGATAAGTCCATAAAGTGCTGAAGTGGGagttggggggaagggggagggggggtttatAATCTGCATAGACATTTGATGTTGTATCATATTGCCCAGTGGAATTAACATTGTATATCAAATTGCGTGATACAATGTGTTTGTATTTGTAATAATGCTTTATTGATGTacttatttgcaataaaaatgttctgatttaaaaaaaaaaaaaggtgaaaatcaGAGGACTGCCTGGATAACGTCCCCAGGACTAGTTCTAAGTCAAAccggttggttggcacagtgggtccacaaccACTGTCCATAACACATTTGTACCGCTCTAGACTACCTGCAGTGAGTATCGTACGTCTCCCTGGTAATTCTGGCAGATGAACCTTGGCCTCTTCCAGTTTGAGAGGACCTTCTTACCCAGGTTTTACGTCACCTGAATGTACCTTCACCACATCTAACGGCATGGCTGTTGATCAAAGCCAGAGGGTTCTCAGAACCTGGAATCCAAACTATGATCAGCGTTAGGAAGCCGACATCCTTTTGGATCTTCCATCGgacctatatatatattagagccCTAAGTTATACAATATATTAGATCCCAAAATGACACCATTAAAAatgttgatggaaaaataaaaaagttatggcttttgaaatgAAGAgatgaaaaaaagcaaaaaaaaaaatgaaaaagaaactgTTCCATCTCTGGGAATGGTATAAACATGGCCTAATACCAGTCATCCCATAAGGTTGCCTTATACAGCTGCTTGGGGGAATGAAGGGAGCAGGCCTCATTATATGCATTATATTATGCACTCTGCATTCTGAAAACGCTGAATATATGAATTATACATTTTGATAATATTGTATTCACTATATAAAGAAATTGAGGTCTTATCAAATATATTTTGAgtaaaatcatttgtgcccatccaccatgAAAAGGTGGCCTCTTTTATATGGTACTATAATGATCCTCATCTTGTGCCAAGAGGCCTCAAATTAATTTAGGGAACTTAGGCTCCAACTATATATTGCTCTAATTAAAACCGCATTGGGGAATATGAGCTGCTAGGGTGCAGGACCAAAATGGAGGCAGCATGCAaaaacagttagggctcatgtacacaacggtatgtattttgcggtccacaaaacacagatctggaaaaaaaaaaaaaatcggatgacgtccgtgttgcatccattttttttgctaatccattgtaacaatgcctgtccttgtccgcaaaacggacaagaataggacatgttctattttttttgtggaacggacatatggaatcGGATTGCACACTTAATTTCTGTATTTgttcaagccccattgaaattaatggttgtgTATATGGCCCTATAAAAAAAGGAacgaaaaagaaagaaaaatatgtttgtgtgcatgagcccctagtcAGTACATTCTATAAAATGAGATAAATGTACGCATGAGTGTCAATGTGGCTGATAGTTTAACTCTTACGTATAATGCCCGGGGTCGTTCCTACAATGTGTGGGTTTACCAATGTCTCTCATATTCCAGAAGCAGGTTCTTCAGCAGACTAAGCACTACATACTGCAGCTGGAGAACACTCTGGACTCTCTGCTAAAAATGAAAAGTGAGCACATCTATATAATGAATAAAACGTTCTATGTATATACATAACTGTATTCTATAATGTAATTGCTTTGTGCCTAAGGTAACATTCTCCTGGAAGACAACAACTCCTGTAGCCTGGAGGACATCAAGTTGGAATATCTACAGCTAATCAATAATGATGAGGGGTATGTGACCTGGATATGAATGcttctttaaaagggttctccaccTTTTCTTAGACTCTATACATTGAACTCAGTAGACCTGCATTGTACTGTGTGCGTGAGAGCACTAACATCACCTTTGAAAAAGGGGGctggccctttaaccccttcctaacaTTTGCCATACATGTAGATTTAAATATGGAGCAGCTGTGTTGTACAGCAGACACTAACCCCAATTAAGGACATTaaccagatgccgtggtcaaggtCTTAATCGTTTTTAACATAGGCTGCAACAGTTTTATTTAACATAGACTGCAGTAATCTACGGTGGAGCaaaatgtaaagtaaaaaaaaaatttaagtatgAAAAACAAAGGAATTGGGATCCACATGTCTGgaaatgcccaaactattaaaatactaGAAAAAGTACCCGGCGCTGCCTGAGTATGAAGTGTTGGTCTGTTTGCGTGTTGGATTAGTTCCAAGGGTGCCCAGGACTGGAGGCTAATCCATGTCCTAATTGTTATTTTTCTTATGGGTAAATCACTAGTAGCCCAATACCTGGCAGTTACACActgtttattatatttttaactGTCCTCCACAGCGCCTTGCcccttaactgtgaactccacagtgcccggcCCTTTcactgtgaactccacagtgcccccgtaacagtgacctccacagtgccccgccaccttaaggcccctttcacatgggcgagtattccgcacgggtgcaatgcgtgagtcgaacgcattgcacccgcactgaatcctgacccattcatttctatagggctgtgcacacgagcagtgattttcacgcatcacttgtgcgttgcgtgaaaaccgcagcatgctctatattctgtgtttttcaagcaacgcaggccccatagaagtgaatggggccgtgtgaaaatcgcaagcatccgcaagcaagtgcggatgcggtgtgattttcacgcatggttgctaggtgacgatcgggctggggacccgatctgtattattttcccttataacatggttataaggaaaaataatagcattctgaatacagaatgcaaagtaaaatagtgatggaggggttaaaaatttaaaaaattaactcaccgagtccacttgatcgcgtagttgcggatctctgtcttcttctgtaatgttgagctgccggctaaggacctctggtgacgtcacatcacatgatcaaatcacatggtccctcaccgtggtaacatagtaacatagtacataaggccgaaaaaaaacatctgtccatccagttcggcctgttatcctgcaagttgatccagaggaaggaaaaaaacaaaaaccctgtgaggtagaagccaattttccccactttagggaaataaaaaattccttcccgactccaatcaggcaatcagaataactccctggatcaacgatctctctctagtagctatagcctgtaatattattacactccagaaatatatccaggcccctcttgaattccgttattgtactccccatcaccacctcctcaggcagagagttccatagtctcactgctcttaccataaagaatcctcttctatgtttgtgtacaaacgttctttcctctagacgcagagcatgtcccctcgtcacagtcaccgtcctggggatgaatagctgatgggagagatctctgtactgacccctgatatatttatacatagtaattagatctcccctcagtcgtcttttttctaaagtgaattaccctaattttgataatctttcagggtactgtagttgccccattccagttattactttagttgccctcctctggaccttctccagctctgctatgtctgccttgtttacaggagcccagaactgtacacagtactccatgcgtggtctgactagcgatttgtaaagtggtaggactatgttcttatcacgggaatctatgccccttctgatgcaacccattatcttattggccttggcagcagctgcctgacactggtttttgcagcttagtttgctgtttattaaaattcctagatccttttccatgtcagtgttaccgagtgttttaccatttagtatgtactggtgacttgcatttttccttcccatgtgcataactttacatttatcagtgttaaacctcatctgccacgtatctgcccaagcctccaatctgtccagatccctctgtagtagtatactgtcctcatcagtgtaaattactttacacagtttagtgtcatctgcgaaaattgatactttactatgcaagccttctacaagatcattaataaatatattgaagagaatagggcccaatactgacccctgaggtaccccactagtgacatggtgatgaaccatgtgatgagcacagtgatgtcatcaaaagtcctattcctgtgcacagcaaagaagaagacagaagagaagccgggctgcgcaatcaagtggattaaggtgagttaaatatttttatttttaacccctccagccttattgtactatgcattctgtattaagaatgctattattttcccttataaccatgttataagggaaaataatacaatctacagaacacctaacccaaacctgaacttctgtgaagaagttcgggtttgggtaccaaacatgccgatttttctcacacgcgtgcaaaatgcattacaatgttttgcactcgcgcggaaaaatcctgcattttcccgcaacgcacacgcatcttatccgggcaaaaaacatgacgcccgtgtgaaagaggtctaacagtgacctccatagcaccccACCACCTTAACagctccacagtgccccaccccgTGATGCTATTGcgtttttttctaattccaccccaATAATCATTTTCGAGCTTCCCAATACGTCATTTGGAATATTTATGGTGCTTTCACATGTAGGTGTTTGCTGGCGTTTTTCTGCCCTTTTGCAGTTTTTGTGGCGTTTTTTGGACCTGCATTTTTTGAAATGCCTTTGGGCTCACCATTGCGGTCTACAAAGCACAGAGAACCGCCATATGTGTTCAGCATTTTGCATAACAAAATGTCTGAGCCATAATAGAACCGTCCTATCTGTGTCCgcaatgtggacaagaataggacatgtttatttTAGCGGGTGCCACGGAACGAACGTACGGATGCacacagcactctgtgtgctgtccgcttgTTTTGCGAcgtcactgaagtgaatgggtccgcattcgaccCAAGCAAAATGCAGATCGAAGGCggataaaaaatacatttgtatgCAAAAGTCTTTTTGCTATAAATACACCAGTTTGGATGCTTTCACACAGGTGTTTAGTGTTTTTCTTTACACCTGTGGTTTTTTGGCTCTTTACATTTTATTGGCAATATGAAATGCTGAACATTTGCTACTGGCATTTTTGTTAATTTACTCACCTTCTCTACAGGGGGAAAATGCTATGAAGAAAAAGCTAGTGGGGAAACagatggcaaaagaaaaaaacctcagttggccaaaaaaaaaactgcaatccaTTTTTTTATAGTAGTAAAAACCACCAGCGCAAGCGTGTCTAGGAACCttaaacttgtcccacaaaaaaattaaaaagctctcatacagctatgtgaatggaaaaataaaaagatgtGGATTTTACAAGGCACGGAGTGAagaacaaaaatggaaaatagcTGTGACTcgaaggggttaaatttttttttttaataccatattttttttgttcatgttagtAGCCTGCCTGCTACCCCTCTCGAGGGTGAGATGGACCCTGTGCTATTGTACCTTCAACCAGAAGTTAAGAGAGACCTTGAAGAATCAGTAGAAGAGTTAAAGTTAGAAAATTCTGCACATTCTTTGTCTTCACCAGATCTAATGGAATTTGAACGGTAAGTATAATATTTTGGATTATGAacatgtcggactggggtgcctaggacccaccagtaaaattcattctgggggcccactgtaaagcTACGTGCAAATATTGCCTGCTCACAAATGGtaattatgggggtccctgcagcaactttgagaaagtTGGTACATAATGAAAGAGGATACTGACTTGCctgcctctgtacctagaagtcatgTCAGCCACCCGATGGACCAATAATAATAAACTGGTAGTTTGTTAAATAATGCACACAGttgttttatatgaacataggttgGCTGAAATGCTacctatctatatgtagtgcagtcaggCTACTTTTCcagtgccacttgtgcagggacaCCGGTGGAGTTACCTGTGGGACAGTCTGAGGTTGATTATGAACCACTGATGTTGGAATGTGAAAAGCTGGATATTTTACTCCAAACTGTAGTCAcgggcttcagagctgaaatctctcaGCATtgcctgcttgttcagtgtctgtaTAGAGCTTGTTCTAGTGGCATTTTATCAGACTTTAGATCAGACTCCACAATCTGTAtaagaccacagatcagacccccaatcctcatcagaattccaataaaaccccccagtcagacctctaatctgtatcagacctcagataagacccccccaAACTTGACCAGACTGCCAGTCTTTATTAGACCTCTGTTCAGACCCATTATTTTTATCAGATCTAAgaccagacccccaatcctcatttAGAACTCAGATCAAACCCTTAGTCTGACCGGTAatctgtatcagacctcagataagacccccaatcctcatcagacctccagttcagacataaaataaatacatttacttGTCCTGCTCCAGACCATGCGCTCTTCCTGCACTCCCCGTGGTTCTCTTCTGGGCCCCACACTGTACTGGGACCTGATGACGCACAGCGCCAGGTCATAACTTCCTGATGCTatacgcagtcaggacacagtgcagactggggcctggaagaagaccagggaggagtGAGCACAGACATTGCTAGCAGCACTACAGTCATTGCACCTTCCATATACTAATGATTGCTTCCATTTTAAGACGCActgccacccccccaccccccccccccccctctaccacacacacacacacacactttttgggtggaaaagtgtgtcttataaagagataaatacagtatatataaaaaactttAACATCTGGTGTTGGGGTAATCATACTGACTGGTGGAAGAAAGATAAAATGTTATTTATAGCATACAAGTGGCATAAaaaaggaataaaagttagtCAATGAGTACCAAAAATATTGCCATTGAAAAATATTACTCATCCTGCAAAAGACAAGCCTTAATATGTcaacagaaataaaaaataaatggatcTTGGAATGTGATAATGAAAGAACTAAAAATGTGTATAGTGAAACTGTTAAATCATTTTGGTTTTCATATGCCCCTCCAGGTACCTGCACTTCTATAAGCAGACGGTGGATGTGTTAGTCGAGAACAGAGTGGTGTCTACAGGGCAGGTCACTCATCCTGGTGTGTCCAAGGCCATCTCCAGCCTGTGGCAAGAGCTTCTACAGGAAGGGAAAACCAATATTTATCAGGAGTGTTTGTCCCAAGCCAGGAACACTGCTGCATGCGCCTTCACATTAGTTCCAGACACAGGGTCCTTTAAAAGAGATAGTGGGGCAGAGAGTCAAGAGGCCACTAGCTCATTTCTGTCTTCTACTCCTGAAGATGTAAGTGatgattacttaaaggggttttgacaAATAAAACATATTTCCTAGCCAGAGGATTGGACATTTGTATCTGATAGGTTGTAAtcagacacctgggacccctactgatcacagGGACAGGGGGTCCCATGCCCTGTTTGAATTGTCTGCTCCTGCTCCATTCATTCGCTGTGAGAATGCCAGAAATGGCCACGTGCTGTACTTGGCCATCTCCGGTGGTTCCatacagaatgaatggagcatgcctaGCCGTCCATTCTAATCAATTGGGGGCACGGGACCTCGTTCTCTTGATCTGTGTTGGTTCCAACAGTTTCCTCCTTTGTAATCAGATACATATGCCAGTGAATGGAAGCTAAGCTGCAGTATGCCAGT
The Bufo gargarizans isolate SCDJY-AF-19 chromosome 2, ASM1485885v1, whole genome shotgun sequence genome window above contains:
- the STRA8 gene encoding stimulated by retinoic acid gene 8 protein homolog — its product is MDPAGEGSSKKGRNRQDGSKRPVRKRKGRPPKSSSVSQLIKQLRETVFPEPDTRATRKQVLQQTKHYILQLENTLDSLLKMKSNILLEDNNSCSLEDIKLEYLQLINNDEGSLPATPLEGEMDPVLLYLQPEVKRDLEESVEELKLENSAHSLSSPDLMEFERYLHFYKQTVDVLVENRVVSTGQVTHPGVSKAISSLWQELLQEGKTNIYQECLSQARNTAACAFTLVPDTGSFKRDSGAESQEATSSFLSSTPEDVLLDDAFDLAAGFLDCSAKQTFSSPGTPINESSPWQSPTGEKQFHQHISEFLRAKFSSFTKLQFVTLSQCKKMMPWFPDWYNVGCICDFFSNLYCRDCEASQLPSWED